The Motacilla alba alba isolate MOTALB_02 chromosome 22, Motacilla_alba_V1.0_pri, whole genome shotgun sequence genome has a window encoding:
- the DMTN gene encoding dematin, whose translation MERLQKQPLTSPGSVCSSRGSSVPGSPSSIVAKMDNEVLGYKDLAAIPKDKAILDIERPDLMIYEPHFTYSLMEHAELPRSRERSLSPKSMSPPPSPEVIREWLESRPPSSTPLPPSRQGTAPTRSSVQHFHRPETDTTELNIYKKPPIYRQKDHHSSAHHGKHLIEDLIIESSKFPAAQPPDPNQPAKIETDYWPCPPSLAVVETEWRRRMASKRGEEEDEDLTEEMKNLRELQRQELSKVTSNLGKLILKEEMEKSLPIRRKTRSLPDRTPFHTSLHTSSKSSSLPASGRSTLTRLQSAEFGSAGSEKGSPGEARGGEGGCPGDLGVPWGSMARD comes from the exons ATGGAAAGACTGCAGAAG CAGCCTCTGACCTCCCCTGGGAGCGTCTGCTCTTCCCGCGGATCCAGCGTTCCTGGCTCCCCCTCCAGCATCGTG gcCAAAATGGACAACGAGGTGCTGGGCTACAAGGACCTGGCTGCCATCCCCAAGGACAAAGCCATCCTGGACATCGAGCGCCCCGACCTGATGATCTACGAGCCTCACTTCACCTACTCGCTGATGGAGCACGCGGAGCTGCCCCGGAGCCGCGAG CGCTCCCTGTCTCCCAAATCCATGTCTCCTCCTCCGTCTCCAGAG GTGATCCGGGAGTGGCTGGAGAGCCgcccccccagcagcaccccgcTGCCCCCCTCGCGCCAGGGCACGGCCCCCACCCGCAGCAGCGTCCAGCACTTCCACCGACCCG agaCCGACACCACAGAGCTCAACATTTACAAGAAGCCTCCGATCTACCGGCAGAAAG ACCACCATTCCAGTGCCCACCACGGGAAGCATCTCATAGAGGATCTGATCATCGAGTCCTCCAAATTCCCGGCGGCGCAGCCCCCGGACCCCAACCAGCCCGCCAAGATCGAGACCGACTACTGGCCCTGCCCGCCGTCCCTGGCCGTCGTGG AGACGGAGTGGAGGAGGCGGATGGCGTCCaagagaggggaggaggaggatgaggatcTGACGGAGGAGATGAAGAACCTGcgggagctgcagaggcaggagctgagcaag GTCACCTCCAACCTCGGCAAGCTGATCCtgaaggaggagatggagaagtCGCTCCCGATCCGGAGGAAAACTCGCTCGCTGCCGGACCGGACGCCTTTCCACACGT ccctgcacacgaGCTCCAAGAGCTCCTCCCTCCCCGCCTCCGGCCGGAGCACGCTCACCCGG CTGCAGTCGGCAGAGTTTGGCTCGGCGGGGAGCGAGAAGGGCAGCCCTGGTGAGGCtcggggcggggagggggggtgTCCTGGGGATCTGGGGGTGCCCTGGGG cAGCATGGCTCGAGACTAA